Sequence from the Fictibacillus arsenicus genome:
TTACGGCGAAAGACAAGGTTTGTTTCAAAGAGGAGACGCGCTGTGATTCTTCCTATTGTGAATTTGCTGACGGGTATTTTGACCGAATCAACGATGCGGTACTAGATATTTTAAAAAATGAATCGATAATGAATCGTGATGTCATCTCTCGATATGCACAAAAACATAAAGTCTGTCCGTTTGAATTTTCGATTGATCTGGCATATGCGGCAGATGGTGTGATCTGTGACTACAACTACGTGTTTGATCCGCGAGTATCTTTTAAACGTTTGTTTGAAGAACAAAAGAAACGTACGGTGCTGCTCATGGATGAAGCGCATAATCTCGTAGACCGCGCTCGTGGCATGTATTCTGCAGAACTGCAGAAATCAGCATTCTTGCAGCTGTCCAGAGAATACAAAGGAAAGAATGACGGGCTATGGAGGACTGCAAAGGCGATAAATGATGAGATGCTGAAACTGAAAAAAGAATATGGGGAGAAACAGGTTGCCGTTCCTGATCTTCCTGAAGATTTTATCGGCTGTTTGGATGATTTTCTGGTGCAGGCCGAACAGCTGCTGGCAAGCGGTGAAAGTGATGAACAGCTGCTTGAAGCCTTTTTTGCTGCGCTTCAAATGGTAAAAATATCAGATTTTTATGATGAGCGGTTTGTTACATTTATTGATGTGTTTAAGAGCGAAGTAGAGGTTCGCTTATTCTGTATGGATCCGTCACAGCTTCTTTTTCAAACAGGGAAAAAATACGGCTCCCGCATTTTCTTTTCTGCGACACTTTCTCCGCTATCCTATTTTCGGGAGATGCTTGGCGGCGGGGAAGAAGACTATGTAATTCGCATGCCATCACCTTATGAGAAGGAACAGCTGGATGTTTTTATTCAGCCTCTTTCTACTCGTTTCAGAGATAGAGAAACGACAATTGAACCTATAAAGGAAATGATTATCGATCTTGTGGATAAGAGGCCGGGGAATTATCTCGTCTTTTTCCCGTCCTATCGTTATATGACCGATGTGGTTGATCGGCTTCTGGAAGAAGATCCAGCATTTCATCCTATTGTTCAGCACCCTGCCATGTCAGAGGACGAGCGTGAGAAATTCCTGGCTAACTTTGATACGGCTGGAGAGCAATCTCTTGTTGGTTTCGCTGTCATGGGCGGTATTTTTTCAGAAGGAATTGATCTGAAAGGCGACCGCCTAACAGGAGCTGTAATAATTGGAGTCGGTTTGCCGCAAGTCGGATTAGAGCGAGATACGATGAAGGATTATTTTCAAAACGCTGGGAAGAATGGCTATGATTTTGCATACGTTTACCCGGGCATGAACAAAGTGCTGCAG
This genomic interval carries:
- a CDS encoding ATP-dependent DNA helicase — encoded protein: MPQSVKISVRTLVEYVFRSGSIESGFKTTSSLIEGTKAHQTIQKTYGEADAAEVFLQMSYTYEEIDFMVEGRCDGLLFEEDHVTIDEIKSTAKQLDDIKKDSYPVHWAQAKCYAYMYLKKEEKEKVRVQLTYVQVESGEQKRFHENCTMAELEEFMLNLVKSYAPYAKLRLENLQLRNESIQELPFPFDHYRNGQRNFAGAVYKTIADKKTLFANAPTGTGKTISTLFPAVKAMGEEKAEKIFYLTAKTLNRKNAEEALSLMKEKGLFFQSVTITAKDKVCFKEETRCDSSYCEFADGYFDRINDAVLDILKNESIMNRDVISRYAQKHKVCPFEFSIDLAYAADGVICDYNYVFDPRVSFKRLFEEQKKRTVLLMDEAHNLVDRARGMYSAELQKSAFLQLSREYKGKNDGLWRTAKAINDEMLKLKKEYGEKQVAVPDLPEDFIGCLDDFLVQAEQLLASGESDEQLLEAFFAALQMVKISDFYDERFVTFIDVFKSEVEVRLFCMDPSQLLFQTGKKYGSRIFFSATLSPLSYFREMLGGGEEDYVIRMPSPYEKEQLDVFIQPLSTRFRDRETTIEPIKEMIIDLVDKRPGNYLVFFPSYRYMTDVVDRLLEEDPAFHPIVQHPAMSEDEREKFLANFDTAGEQSLVGFAVMGGIFSEGIDLKGDRLTGAVIIGVGLPQVGLERDTMKDYFQNAGKNGYDFAYVYPGMNKVLQAGGRVIRSEEDRGTLVLVDDRFLSRKYVEMLPEEWRDFVVLKG